One Succinivibrio dextrinosolvens DNA window includes the following coding sequences:
- the pyrI gene encoding aspartate carbamoyltransferase regulatory subunit, whose amino-acid sequence MSEAHVENNKSKLLVEAIANGTVIDHIAPGQAINIIRMFKFLGKGNQLTVGFNLRSGDLGKKDIIKIADVVFSPAQTEQIAVLAPNATINQIEDYKVVDKYKLRLPAETVGVFKCPNSNCITNEEKDANARFKISVEGNQIQMKCRYCERVFSREVVLEFNGLGA is encoded by the coding sequence ATGTCAGAAGCTCATGTAGAAAACAACAAATCAAAACTCCTTGTTGAGGCTATTGCTAACGGAACTGTAATCGATCATATTGCCCCTGGACAGGCAATCAATATCATTCGTATGTTTAAATTCCTAGGAAAAGGCAATCAGCTTACTGTTGGATTCAACCTGCGTTCAGGTGATCTCGGCAAGAAAGATATCATTAAGATAGCTGATGTTGTATTTTCTCCAGCACAGACCGAGCAGATTGCAGTTCTAGCTCCAAATGCAACCATCAATCAGATTGAGGACTACAAGGTAGTAGATAAATACAAATTAAGACTGCCAGCAGAAACTGTAGGTGTTTTCAAATGTCCAAACAGCAACTGCATAACCAACGAGGAAAAAGATGCAAACGCTCGTTTTAAGATTTCTGTAGAGGGAAATCAGATCCAGATGAAATGCCGCTACTGCGAAAGAGTCTTTTCAAGAGAAGTTGTACTTGAGTTCAACGGACTAGGAGCATAA
- a CDS encoding YMGG-like glycine zipper-containing protein, translating into MNYKYSLPAVVIAASVLAINGCTNPTTEAGSVNTFYDGTITDIERVDMNNKQQDSSTNAVMGAVAGAVVGNMLNGHTTGTLVGAGAGLLAGKGYSMLADRTDGVRMTIETENGPMIVDMPFSCMYGVGKKVRLVTGSTNGSVMVEENGHYVTATKDSMSKCPTVLEKKKSE; encoded by the coding sequence ATGAATTATAAATATTCTTTACCAGCAGTCGTAATTGCAGCATCTGTCCTAGCCATAAACGGCTGTACTAACCCAACCACTGAAGCTGGCTCTGTAAATACCTTTTATGACGGCACAATTACAGATATTGAACGTGTAGATATGAATAACAAACAGCAGGATTCCTCTACCAATGCAGTAATGGGAGCTGTTGCAGGAGCGGTCGTCGGTAATATGCTCAACGGTCATACCACAGGAACACTTGTTGGAGCAGGAGCTGGTTTACTTGCAGGAAAAGGTTATTCAATGCTGGCAGATAGAACTGACGGTGTAAGAATGACAATTGAGACAGAAAATGGCCCAATGATTGTTGATATGCCATTCTCCTGTATGTACGGGGTCGGCAAGAAAGTTCGTCTTGTAACTGGAAGTACAAACGGTTCTGTGATGGTTGAAGAAAACGGTCATTACGTAACTGCAACAAAAGACAGTATGAGTAAGTGTCCAACTGTATTAGAGAAAAAGAAATCTGAATAG
- a CDS encoding methyltransferase domain-containing protein, whose amino-acid sequence MSKKSIVYKNYQNPVQIKISEVNSFGQGIAYYEDSEIYVEGALEGEVLLVEIGEPFANGSKRRPGRILSFISKSKDRAENFNELEHPSLYAYGHMTYEATLRKKKQDIISAVKKAGLSSELVEDVHPCDISKPSRYKSIRHFSLENGRIINGFYKSRSHEVIEISSSKYEPAWFSEFASALCAKLTEQNISVYDEASCNGELRALYLRDTLEGKLCTLILSSKASDALKLSYLNTARQFGIDSVYINVNSDRGNRILGDTTYLVDGKETVELPLCGYRFAAGPHTFLQVNYPVACQLYEEAVSWCGEDKESVALDLCCGVGTMSLCLSPFFKEVFGLEIVEESIIAARNNARLNGVENVFFEVADITKACVPQHN is encoded by the coding sequence ATGTCTAAGAAAAGTATAGTTTATAAGAATTATCAAAATCCTGTTCAAATCAAGATTTCTGAAGTTAACTCCTTCGGACAGGGCATTGCTTATTATGAAGATAGCGAAATTTATGTAGAAGGCGCCCTTGAAGGGGAGGTCCTTCTTGTTGAGATCGGAGAGCCTTTTGCAAATGGCTCTAAAAGAAGGCCGGGAAGAATTTTATCCTTTATAAGCAAATCAAAGGACAGAGCTGAAAATTTCAATGAACTGGAGCATCCTTCCCTATATGCCTATGGTCACATGACTTATGAGGCAACATTGAGAAAAAAGAAACAGGATATTATTTCTGCGGTAAAGAAAGCTGGCTTATCCTCTGAGCTTGTGGAAGATGTTCATCCCTGTGATATATCTAAGCCATCAAGATATAAATCCATAAGACATTTTTCTCTTGAAAACGGCAGAATTATTAATGGATTCTATAAGAGTCGTTCTCATGAAGTTATTGAAATAAGCTCATCTAAATATGAACCAGCCTGGTTTTCCGAGTTTGCTTCCGCGTTATGTGCAAAGCTGACGGAACAGAACATCTCTGTGTATGATGAAGCATCCTGCAATGGAGAATTGAGAGCTCTTTATTTAAGAGATACTCTTGAGGGAAAATTATGCACTCTGATCCTGTCTTCAAAGGCTTCTGATGCATTAAAACTTTCTTATCTGAATACGGCCAGACAGTTTGGAATTGATTCCGTATACATAAACGTTAATTCTGACAGGGGCAACCGAATTCTTGGTGATACCACTTATCTTGTGGACGGAAAGGAGACTGTAGAACTTCCTTTATGCGGATATAGATTTGCTGCTGGTCCTCATACCTTTTTGCAGGTTAACTATCCGGTTGCATGTCAGTTGTATGAGGAAGCTGTTAGCTGGTGTGGTGAGGATAAAGAGTCAGTTGCTTTGGATTTATGCTGTGGCGTAGGTACTATGTCACTGTGTCTTAGTCCTTTCTTCAAAGAGGTGTTCGGCCTGGAAATAGTGGAGGAATCAATTATTGCAGCAAGGAACAACGCCCGCCTCAATGGAGTGGAGAACGTGTTCTTTGAGGTGGCTGATATTACTAAAGCCTGTGTTCCGCAGCATAATTGA
- a CDS encoding IS1634 family transposase: protein MFLSHKKNSNGFYYLYLMEGKYNPELKRTTTYVVKSFGRVDEFKKNNPEEYASLVEKYGDKKTRSKAEQEHTIQQFITAGQKAEEQLNFFSKVKALMPQRIAHLALRRLWNDELQMSKFFEYMTRHNSVDIQYNISEIALYFSMLKLVQPSSYLEGLELSPRFLGDPMSEYTSDDVYRSLHVLAEYKDMIMKHVNKRVDEMVPREKSLIFFDCTNCYFETAYNDVYWYTKKALRLLRRELRHEDKTLKQLSDKELNQIIADSPVYTQMLETIYESLGEPLRMHGPSKEKRFDLPLVSIALVVDEHAIPIDFKVFSGNKAETSTMKEVVGELKKKHQIRNAVLVADSALNGTKNLCMLLEEGLGFSVAKSSLSFTEKVRENELNLNDFETIKDEAGNDTGMQYKIVDFHNVRYDRSELTEDGKSTKYTIDCKMMITFSKTRYERDIAVLEENIKRAQQAIDTQEAIDISSNGWKQLIILEKDASKEEESISDGDKTSESKKTKKKERTQFAVSLDRNAIEKRRKCAGFAGILFHEPPEGKEQFTPAYVSTLYHQLVQIEDCFRVMKNDFEIRPMYVRDNQSINGHVLLCILSLIMARIIQRKFAQEGYSVTVGQLQECLQSLKLMILSSDGNHCIYMRSMEAEKRDCLRKSRKENELGENELKQRIMNILGCSLQAPMNTVEQLRKTFKIKSLGTSKYQQELMCKYYSNATS from the coding sequence ATGTTTTTATCTCATAAGAAAAATAGTAATGGCTTTTATTACCTTTACCTGATGGAAGGAAAATATAATCCTGAACTTAAAAGAACCACTACATATGTGGTTAAAAGTTTCGGCAGAGTTGACGAGTTTAAAAAGAATAACCCCGAGGAATATGCAAGTCTGGTAGAGAAATACGGAGATAAAAAGACTCGTTCCAAAGCAGAGCAGGAACACACTATCCAGCAGTTTATTACTGCGGGACAAAAGGCAGAAGAACAGCTGAATTTCTTTTCAAAAGTTAAGGCGCTGATGCCTCAGCGAATTGCCCATCTTGCCTTACGCAGACTCTGGAATGACGAACTGCAGATGTCAAAGTTCTTTGAATATATGACTCGCCACAACAGCGTTGATATTCAATACAACATTTCAGAGATAGCTTTGTATTTCTCCATGCTGAAACTGGTACAACCATCCTCTTATCTTGAAGGTTTGGAGCTAAGCCCAAGATTCCTGGGTGATCCGATGTCAGAGTACACTTCTGATGATGTTTACCGCAGTCTTCATGTGCTGGCAGAGTACAAAGACATGATTATGAAGCACGTAAACAAAAGAGTTGATGAGATGGTTCCAAGAGAGAAGTCTCTTATATTCTTTGACTGCACCAACTGTTATTTTGAAACTGCCTACAATGATGTCTACTGGTACACAAAGAAGGCTCTGAGACTGCTACGAAGAGAGCTTAGACATGAAGATAAAACATTAAAACAGCTCTCGGATAAAGAGCTTAACCAAATCATAGCCGATTCTCCTGTATATACACAGATGCTCGAAACTATCTATGAATCCCTGGGGGAGCCTCTGAGGATGCACGGCCCAAGTAAAGAAAAACGTTTCGACCTGCCATTGGTATCAATTGCTCTGGTGGTTGATGAACATGCTATTCCAATTGACTTCAAAGTTTTTTCCGGAAATAAAGCTGAAACCTCAACCATGAAAGAGGTGGTTGGAGAACTGAAAAAGAAGCATCAGATACGCAATGCTGTTCTGGTTGCAGACAGCGCTCTGAACGGTACAAAGAATCTGTGCATGCTGCTTGAGGAAGGCTTAGGATTTTCTGTTGCTAAATCCTCATTGTCTTTTACAGAAAAAGTCAGAGAAAACGAGCTGAACCTCAATGACTTTGAAACCATTAAGGATGAAGCAGGTAACGATACCGGAATGCAGTATAAGATTGTGGATTTCCACAATGTAAGGTATGACCGTTCTGAACTGACTGAGGATGGAAAAAGTACAAAATACACCATCGACTGCAAGATGATGATTACGTTCAGCAAAACAAGATATGAAAGAGATATCGCAGTACTTGAAGAGAATATAAAAAGAGCTCAGCAGGCAATAGATACACAGGAGGCTATTGACATCAGTTCCAACGGCTGGAAGCAGTTAATTATCCTGGAAAAAGATGCAAGCAAGGAAGAAGAGTCCATCTCTGATGGAGACAAGACTTCAGAAAGCAAGAAAACCAAGAAAAAAGAGAGAACACAATTCGCTGTTTCACTGGACAGGAATGCTATTGAGAAACGGAGAAAATGTGCTGGCTTTGCCGGAATTCTATTCCATGAACCTCCTGAGGGTAAAGAACAGTTCACTCCCGCATATGTAAGTACTCTCTACCATCAGCTGGTGCAGATTGAGGACTGTTTCAGAGTAATGAAGAATGACTTTGAGATCAGACCTATGTACGTTAGGGACAATCAGAGCATCAATGGGCACGTGCTGCTGTGCATTCTATCCCTGATTATGGCGAGAATCATCCAGAGAAAGTTTGCTCAAGAAGGTTACAGTGTAACTGTAGGACAACTTCAGGAGTGTCTTCAGAGTCTGAAACTTATGATTTTATCTTCGGATGGTAATCACTGCATATATATGAGATCAATGGAGGCAGAAAAAAGAGACTGTTTACGAAAATCAAGAAAGGAAAATGAACTGGGAGAAAATGAACTGAAACAAAGGATTATGAATATTCTGGGATGTTCACTGCAAGCACCAATGAATACAGTTGAGCAACTTAGGAAGACCTTTAAGATCAAGAGCCTTGGTACCTCAAAATATCAGCAGGAGCTTATGTGTAAATATTACAGTAACGCTACCTCATAA
- a CDS encoding EAL domain-containing protein, with product MSYGVQIASFIIIFIVVMEFYRYRRLKLYTTKMFEVLIFFSALSILFKSLCLFSYYHPEYFTILSTKIVHQLFFVTVNINIWLIYMYIDLRTRSIKNYTNAQFVLRTLPLCVSFLMVIFGDIGYHSEGDEAYSYGIISQSSYLAFACYFLLIVFMLLRSDPSKEKRFYYEYVLFLFIWLVTSTVQYFFPFMHLSSASSCVAVLCFYLIFENTKEHTDKDIPSAFSRYSFEYTIQEFLKLRRHFWVINFSLQNVESIRATYGQKVCLECIEKAIMTIPEFKSRNIFRTLEYSFGFIISSKEDLEHLYGNYKLSDRTLLLSDYMVTPSFSVCSVECPNIVSDSEDLMDLLSFCRNADEYGNNHSIQVIDKATADQREYREEIETLLQKAIDEDGFDVYFQPIINSVSRKCVYLEALIRLKAESSQGYVSPDVFIPIAEKKGLIYQLGDRVINKVCSFIRKYNLDKKNIIQGIAVNLSGIQLSEPSLPYRLHQAVKNYNLSPKFIFFEVTETAAVHSGKIAQSNISKLRKLGYKLSMDDFGTGYSNFYNMASISYDLIKIDKSLIWQAFDEKNRKSMTVLLSIINLVHSIGCSIVAEGVETDAQANYFKECGIEFLQGFYFSRPLPSDLILEYLEKNSEIHSPLESLNIICH from the coding sequence ATGTCTTACGGCGTACAGATTGCTTCTTTTATTATCATCTTCATTGTGGTGATGGAGTTTTATCGCTACAGAAGATTGAAGCTGTACACCACAAAGATGTTTGAGGTTCTGATTTTCTTTTCTGCATTAAGTATTCTGTTTAAATCTCTATGTCTGTTTTCATATTACCATCCGGAATACTTCACCATATTAAGTACCAAGATAGTTCATCAGCTTTTCTTTGTAACTGTAAATATAAATATCTGGCTGATTTATATGTATATTGATCTTAGAACCAGATCAATTAAAAACTATACAAATGCACAGTTTGTATTAAGAACTCTTCCTCTGTGTGTATCTTTTCTTATGGTTATTTTTGGAGATATAGGTTACCATTCAGAGGGAGATGAAGCCTACTCTTACGGGATAATCTCTCAAAGCAGCTATCTGGCTTTTGCCTGTTATTTCCTGCTGATTGTTTTTATGCTTTTAAGGTCAGATCCTTCGAAGGAAAAACGTTTCTACTATGAATATGTTTTATTTCTTTTTATCTGGCTTGTAACATCGACAGTTCAGTATTTCTTCCCCTTTATGCACCTGTCATCAGCTTCGTCATGTGTGGCAGTGCTGTGTTTCTATCTGATTTTTGAAAACACTAAGGAGCATACGGATAAGGATATACCATCGGCTTTTTCAAGATATTCATTTGAATATACAATTCAGGAGTTTTTAAAACTCAGACGCCATTTCTGGGTGATTAATTTTTCTCTGCAGAATGTTGAGTCAATCAGAGCAACTTATGGTCAGAAAGTCTGCTTAGAATGCATAGAAAAGGCAATTATGACGATTCCTGAATTTAAAAGCCGTAATATTTTCAGAACCCTTGAATACAGTTTCGGTTTCATAATTAGCTCAAAAGAAGATCTTGAGCATCTTTATGGTAACTACAAATTATCAGATAGAACTCTGCTGCTGTCAGATTACATGGTAACCCCTTCTTTTTCAGTCTGTTCTGTTGAATGTCCTAATATCGTGTCTGATTCAGAAGATCTGATGGATTTGCTTTCATTTTGTAGAAATGCAGATGAATATGGTAATAATCACTCCATTCAGGTAATTGACAAGGCAACTGCAGATCAGAGAGAGTATAGAGAGGAGATTGAAACGCTACTTCAGAAAGCCATTGATGAGGATGGTTTTGATGTGTATTTCCAGCCAATTATCAATTCTGTTTCTAGAAAATGCGTATATCTTGAGGCTTTGATAAGACTTAAGGCCGAATCATCTCAGGGGTATGTTTCTCCTGATGTATTTATTCCTATTGCCGAGAAAAAAGGTCTAATCTATCAGCTCGGTGACAGAGTAATAAACAAGGTCTGTAGTTTTATCAGAAAATACAATCTGGATAAGAAAAATATTATTCAAGGAATTGCTGTAAATCTGTCGGGAATACAGCTCTCAGAGCCATCATTACCTTATCGTCTGCATCAGGCTGTTAAGAACTATAATCTTTCTCCTAAGTTTATATTTTTTGAAGTCACAGAAACCGCTGCGGTTCATTCTGGAAAAATTGCTCAGTCTAATATATCTAAGTTAAGAAAATTAGGATATAAGCTGTCAATGGATGATTTTGGCACTGGATATTCTAATTTCTACAATATGGCCTCTATCAGTTATGATTTAATCAAGATTGATAAATCTCTGATCTGGCAGGCATTTGATGAAAAAAATAGAAAATCTATGACGGTTCTTCTGTCTATCATCAACCTGGTTCATTCGATAGGCTGCTCTATTGTGGCTGAAGGTGTTGAAACTGATGCACAGGCAAATTATTTTAAGGAATGCGGAATTGAGTTTCTACAGGGCTTTTATTTTTCAAGACCTTTACCGTCAGATTTGATTCTTGAGTATCTTGAGAAGAATTCAGAGATACACAGTCCGCTGGAATCTTTAAATATTATCTGTCATTAA
- the dnaG gene encoding DNA primase, with translation MPFIKKSFITEKLLPNVAIEKLINNYVQLKKAGSNYTCCCPFHHEKTPSFSVTPSKQMFYCFGCKEHGNVIDFVMKYKNLGFVEAVEEVAQFAGIEVEYDKSSSHSKDEYDRLKEYYELMDRCASLFSSCLKSAEGQVGYNYFKNNRGLSDETIRKCRLGFAPANPRYLQDAICRNPADEKKLIDLGLLVQGQYGVHAMYRNRVMIPIFDKRGRIISFGGRTMGDDKPKYMNTKETAIYRKRQELFGLYESLLANNNRPQRLVVVEGYMDVISVRQAGCSYAVASLGTATTPEQIQTMFRYTDRIVFCYDGDSAGRNAAWHALQIITPIMQEGKEISFAFLPPEHDPDSLVREKGLDAFVKFLDEAMSYPEFLVLHNSQSFNLQDPNELSIFINNSIKLIAQIPLSAVQMVCIKLLSTPSGISENQLYDMLKANKDSVKENKSEQRIISESFNNDRKAEAGEVLKTPMRKLMAFIVQQPIVVSSVYHEFSLDTFVALCKRMNVNGSSHLEGILQLISENPEITPANFIELTRGSEYEKTVRFLMDAPLNLVTTTGAELPFNDRIDYFAVLLGDVLLKPLKERAQMLKIQLSQGNPNALEEYGVIQRIIRNNQK, from the coding sequence ATGCCATTTATCAAAAAAAGTTTTATTACAGAAAAGCTGTTGCCTAATGTGGCTATTGAGAAGCTGATAAATAATTATGTTCAGTTAAAAAAAGCAGGTTCAAACTACACCTGCTGCTGTCCTTTTCACCATGAGAAAACACCTTCCTTCAGTGTGACTCCCTCAAAACAGATGTTCTACTGCTTTGGTTGTAAAGAACATGGCAACGTCATTGATTTTGTAATGAAATACAAGAATCTTGGCTTTGTTGAGGCTGTAGAAGAGGTTGCTCAATTTGCGGGAATTGAGGTTGAATACGATAAGTCATCCTCTCATTCAAAAGACGAGTATGACCGGCTGAAAGAATACTACGAGCTGATGGACAGATGCGCCTCTCTGTTTTCATCCTGCCTGAAATCTGCAGAAGGACAAGTCGGCTACAATTATTTTAAAAACAACAGAGGTCTTTCTGATGAAACTATTCGGAAATGCCGTCTGGGTTTTGCTCCTGCAAATCCAAGATATCTTCAGGATGCAATCTGCAGAAATCCCGCTGATGAAAAGAAACTGATTGATCTTGGTTTACTGGTTCAGGGGCAGTATGGTGTTCATGCCATGTATAGAAACAGGGTAATGATCCCTATCTTTGATAAAAGAGGACGCATTATCTCCTTTGGTGGCAGAACCATGGGAGATGATAAGCCTAAGTATATGAACACCAAAGAAACTGCGATTTACAGAAAGAGACAGGAGCTTTTCGGTCTTTATGAAAGTCTTCTGGCTAATAACAACCGCCCTCAGCGTCTGGTTGTTGTTGAAGGCTACATGGACGTAATCTCAGTTCGTCAGGCTGGCTGTTCCTATGCTGTTGCGTCTTTGGGTACAGCAACAACACCAGAGCAGATTCAGACGATGTTCCGTTATACAGATAGAATTGTTTTCTGTTATGACGGTGATAGTGCCGGTAGAAATGCAGCATGGCATGCTCTGCAGATTATTACTCCAATCATGCAGGAAGGAAAGGAGATCAGTTTTGCTTTTCTACCTCCGGAGCATGATCCCGATTCACTCGTAAGAGAAAAGGGGCTGGACGCCTTTGTAAAGTTTCTTGATGAGGCAATGAGTTATCCGGAGTTTCTGGTTCTGCATAATTCACAGTCTTTTAACCTGCAGGATCCGAATGAATTATCAATTTTTATTAATAATTCTATAAAACTTATTGCTCAGATCCCTTTGTCTGCGGTGCAGATGGTGTGTATAAAACTTTTGTCAACACCATCGGGAATTTCAGAAAATCAGCTGTATGACATGCTTAAAGCCAATAAGGATTCTGTAAAAGAAAATAAGTCTGAGCAGAGAATAATCTCAGAATCCTTTAATAACGACAGAAAAGCAGAAGCAGGGGAAGTACTGAAAACTCCAATGAGAAAGCTAATGGCTTTTATTGTTCAGCAGCCGATTGTTGTTTCTTCGGTATATCATGAGTTTTCTCTAGATACTTTTGTTGCCCTGTGCAAGCGAATGAACGTAAACGGAAGCTCTCATCTTGAAGGTATTCTGCAACTGATTTCTGAAAATCCAGAAATCACTCCTGCAAACTTTATTGAACTTACCAGGGGATCAGAATACGAAAAAACAGTTCGTTTCTTAATGGATGCTCCTCTGAACCTTGTTACCACAACAGGAGCCGAGCTTCCTTTCAATGACAGAATTGATTATTTTGCGGTACTGCTGGGAGATGTTCTTTTAAAACCATTGAAAGAACGAGCTCAGATGCTGAAAATTCAGCTATCTCAGGGGAATCCGAATGCTCTTGAAGAATATGGGGTAATCCAGAGAATAATCAGAAATAATCAGAAATAG
- a CDS encoding methylated-DNA--[protein]-cysteine S-methyltransferase codes for MDFVNYYESPLGKIKLSSNGTKLTGLCFFDQNNYAETMDSPHSEKELPVFTLTKSWLAIYFAGRRPNFSPELTFKGTVFQERVWNKLQKIPYGQTTTYGEIAKRLAAEQGLRHMSAQAVGRAVGHNPIAIIIPCHRIIGSGGKLTGYSGGLERKEKLLLLERVDSLQTGTM; via the coding sequence ATGGACTTTGTAAATTACTATGAGTCGCCTCTTGGAAAGATAAAACTTTCTAGTAACGGTACAAAACTGACAGGACTGTGTTTTTTTGATCAGAACAACTATGCTGAAACAATGGATAGTCCCCACTCAGAGAAAGAGTTGCCGGTATTCACGCTTACAAAGAGCTGGCTTGCTATTTATTTTGCAGGAAGGCGTCCTAACTTTAGTCCGGAACTAACTTTTAAAGGTACTGTCTTTCAGGAAAGAGTATGGAATAAATTACAAAAAATTCCATACGGACAAACCACAACCTATGGCGAAATAGCCAAAAGGCTCGCAGCAGAACAGGGACTGCGTCACATGTCAGCTCAGGCTGTAGGAAGAGCGGTCGGACATAATCCTATAGCGATAATCATTCCATGCCATAGGATCATAGGCTCAGGAGGTAAACTTACCGGATACTCCGGAGGACTTGAACGAAAAGAAAAACTTCTACTTCTGGAAAGAGTTGATTCTTTGCAAACTGGTACAATGTAG